One Oscillatoria salina IIICB1 genomic region harbors:
- a CDS encoding DUF1295 domain-containing protein: MPGYEKFKLKLICSEFSHAGMEMENTNSVSIQPITQLTAINVAKILTILILITLSIIFGVRDWRQVVYLCLHISYCLWWLIEQGIYPQRREIIFNEPADTKVFISIVLFVGVFYSLPGYLAFTNPEPLGFIACSFALPLFIFGSLINAIADVQKLTAKQYGADLIVDNIWRFARHINYFGDLLRYLSFSIVAGSLWAYLVPAVILLLYLQRISQKEDSMAKKYPDYTDYQEKTARLIPFIW; this comes from the coding sequence TTGCCTGGCTATGAGAAATTTAAACTAAAATTAATCTGTAGCGAATTTAGTCATGCAGGTATGGAAATGGAAAATACCAACTCAGTTAGTATTCAACCAATAACTCAACTTACAGCGATTAATGTGGCTAAAATCCTGACAATTTTGATTTTGATTACCTTAAGCATTATTTTTGGCGTACGAGATTGGCGTCAAGTAGTTTATTTGTGCTTGCACATCAGTTACTGTTTGTGGTGGTTAATCGAACAAGGGATTTATCCTCAGCGCCGAGAAATAATTTTTAATGAACCTGCGGATACTAAGGTATTTATTTCCATAGTGTTATTTGTCGGAGTTTTTTACAGTTTACCAGGTTATTTAGCTTTTACCAACCCGGAACCTTTGGGATTTATAGCGTGTAGCTTCGCTTTACCTTTATTCATTTTCGGGAGTTTAATTAACGCGATCGCGGACGTGCAAAAGCTAACTGCTAAGCAATATGGCGCTGATTTAATTGTCGATAATATTTGGCGTTTTGCTCGCCATATCAACTACTTCGGCGATTTATTACGTTATCTTAGTTTTAGCATTGTCGCAGGTTCTCTGTGGGCATATTTAGTTCCGGCAGTAATTTTGCTTCTCTACCTTCAACGCATCTCTCAAAAGGAAGATTCAATGGCAAAAAAATATCCTGATTACACCGATTATCAAGAAAAAACAGCGCGCTTAATTCCCTTCATTTGGTAA
- a CDS encoding EAL domain-containing protein, with translation MTKKTRRLQKAIIAGSALGLLALGTTIALVSLKPLYKYLKQEEERKLLVSAKNYSLAIEQWFDRARDVSFQISRRSKLRKSLSAYNNNQITLSEYEYLNKAQLADALNESVVGISRFDAKGNLVVQVGIPIPQSSWQLPTGEDEKSLITGPLQIGEEFYLVVSTSIVDEKRQGTNIILFRLSNWQETILENSESGKSRKIIFGKVEANNTDLFVPFAERKIKITVQELRQTTAVHQALLKASQGKEGTLWCDIGKYFIAYSPINQSNWDIIVAQEKNELYAPVYKQIFNVGCSIVILITIGITSIVFILRSLTGRMQNEIKERLKVTAALRKERDFTKTLFEANPAFFVALDAKGKVILMNPAILNALEYRLDEVTGKDYLSTFVPQEEQRSVKTNFKKVIQEKKSSCQENHLLKKSGSKILVEWHGRAIFNSETNEQEFFFGVGTDITERKRVEEEIRLLQRITQAVLYAEDFNSALELALFMLCDAAGWALGEAWIPNDEKTQLECSPVWYSPHLSLKQFRHISENLEFPPEVGLPGRVFSAQKPEWIEDVSHESKKIFLRAQIAGECGLKAGLGVPIISHQKVLAVLVFFMFTAQTEDQRLVKVVSSVAMQLGSVFERKQAEEKYRRLFENSIEGIFQITPKGGWLNINTALAKMLGYASPAEIKSKLTNIEEQLYVEPNCYLEFQRLMKEEGIVSSFEAQFYRQDGNLIWVLMNARAVYNDRGKISYYEGSIINISDRKEKEEHLRYHASHDGLTQLWSRSFFLERVEQAIACVHQQQDYRFAVLFLDVDGFKLVNDSLGHIVGDRLLVAIAQRLRQCLRGGDTLARLGGDEFTILVARLQDLNDAIAIARRVKAAFQPPFAIAGQEIYAGVSIGIVEGNSNYQKPQELLRDADTAMYRAKRQGKGGYAIFDATMRVEAIERLELETDLRRALERNELEVYYQPIVSVSTGKITGFEALLRWHHPQRGMISPGQFIPVAEEAGLISLIGEWVLREACRQTALWNQRFCARGNHSQSKSASLQMSVNLSVQQFTSDLSKIVADILAETGVTGRDVKLEITETALMADPNSAIAILRKLKEQEILLCLDDFGTGYCSLSYLHTFPIDILKIDRSFVSRIHNNGEIVRTIVSLAHNLNLDVIAEGVESIEQLQQLQLLNCKYAQGYFFSKPLNKDAATVLLAQQKMSEAGAR, from the coding sequence ATGACTAAGAAAACTCGAAGGCTACAAAAAGCGATTATCGCTGGATCGGCTCTCGGTTTATTAGCGCTAGGCACAACGATTGCCCTAGTTAGCCTTAAACCCTTATACAAATATCTTAAGCAAGAAGAAGAAAGAAAATTACTGGTTAGCGCTAAAAACTATTCTCTAGCAATCGAACAGTGGTTCGATCGTGCTAGAGATGTAAGCTTTCAAATATCGAGACGGAGCAAACTGCGCAAAAGTTTATCAGCTTATAATAACAACCAAATAACTCTTAGCGAATACGAATATTTAAATAAAGCTCAGTTAGCAGATGCACTAAATGAATCAGTAGTTGGTATTAGCCGTTTTGATGCTAAAGGTAACTTAGTAGTACAGGTAGGAATACCAATTCCCCAATCATCTTGGCAACTTCCTACTGGGGAAGATGAGAAATCTTTAATTACAGGTCCGCTACAAATTGGCGAAGAATTTTATTTAGTAGTTAGTACCTCAATAGTTGACGAAAAACGTCAAGGGACAAATATAATTTTATTTCGACTCTCAAATTGGCAAGAAACGATCCTCGAAAATTCAGAGTCAGGTAAGTCGAGAAAAATAATTTTTGGCAAAGTAGAAGCAAATAATACCGATTTGTTCGTTCCTTTTGCCGAGCGAAAAATAAAGATAACCGTCCAAGAATTGCGGCAAACTACAGCAGTTCATCAAGCACTATTAAAAGCAAGTCAAGGCAAAGAAGGGACTTTGTGGTGCGATATTGGCAAGTATTTTATTGCCTACAGTCCGATAAATCAAAGTAATTGGGACATTATCGTCGCTCAAGAAAAAAACGAGTTATACGCTCCAGTTTACAAGCAAATTTTCAACGTGGGCTGTTCGATTGTAATTTTAATTACTATTGGAATAACGAGTATTGTCTTTATTCTCCGTTCCCTAACAGGCAGAATGCAAAACGAAATTAAAGAACGCCTCAAAGTAACAGCAGCTTTACGGAAAGAAAGAGATTTTACCAAAACTTTATTTGAAGCAAATCCGGCTTTTTTTGTTGCCCTCGATGCCAAAGGCAAAGTTATTTTAATGAATCCAGCAATTCTCAATGCTCTAGAATATAGATTAGACGAAGTAACAGGAAAAGATTACTTATCTACCTTTGTTCCCCAAGAAGAACAAAGATCGGTGAAAACAAATTTCAAAAAAGTAATTCAAGAAAAAAAATCGAGTTGCCAAGAAAACCATTTATTAAAAAAATCGGGAAGTAAAATTTTAGTAGAATGGCACGGACGAGCAATTTTCAATTCTGAAACTAACGAACAAGAATTCTTTTTTGGTGTGGGAACCGATATAACAGAACGCAAACGAGTTGAAGAAGAAATTAGGCTTTTGCAAAGAATTACTCAAGCAGTTTTATACGCAGAAGATTTTAATTCAGCTTTAGAATTAGCACTATTTATGCTTTGCGATGCTGCTGGTTGGGCATTAGGAGAAGCCTGGATTCCTAACGATGAAAAAACCCAGCTTGAATGCAGTCCAGTATGGTATTCTCCTCATTTAAGTCTGAAACAATTTCGCCACATAAGCGAAAATTTAGAGTTTCCACCGGAAGTGGGTTTGCCAGGAAGAGTATTTTCTGCTCAGAAACCAGAGTGGATAGAAGACGTTTCTCACGAGTCGAAGAAAATTTTTCTTCGCGCTCAGATCGCCGGAGAATGCGGATTGAAAGCAGGTTTGGGAGTGCCAATTATTTCTCACCAAAAAGTGCTAGCGGTACTGGTATTTTTTATGTTTACCGCTCAAACCGAAGACCAACGTTTAGTGAAAGTAGTTTCTTCAGTAGCGATGCAGTTAGGTTCAGTATTCGAGCGCAAACAAGCAGAAGAAAAGTACCGTCGCTTGTTTGAAAATTCAATTGAAGGTATTTTCCAAATTACTCCGAAAGGAGGCTGGTTGAATATAAATACTGCGTTGGCAAAAATGTTAGGTTATGCTTCACCAGCAGAAATTAAATCGAAGCTAACTAATATTGAAGAGCAATTATATGTGGAGCCAAATTGCTATCTTGAGTTTCAACGTTTAATGAAAGAAGAAGGGATTGTATCCAGCTTTGAAGCGCAGTTTTATCGCCAAGATGGAAATCTGATTTGGGTACTGATGAACGCTCGTGCAGTTTATAACGATCGCGGCAAAATTAGCTATTATGAAGGCTCGATTATCAATATCAGCGATCGCAAAGAAAAAGAAGAACACCTGCGCTACCATGCTTCTCACGATGGTTTGACGCAATTGTGGAGTCGTAGCTTTTTCCTCGAACGAGTAGAACAAGCAATTGCCTGTGTACACCAGCAGCAAGACTATCGCTTTGCAGTGCTTTTTCTCGATGTCGATGGTTTTAAATTAGTTAATGATAGTTTAGGACATATCGTCGGCGATCGGTTGCTGGTGGCGATCGCGCAACGATTGCGCCAATGCTTGCGAGGTGGCGATACCTTAGCCAGACTGGGAGGCGATGAATTTACTATTTTAGTCGCTCGACTCCAAGATCTTAACGATGCGATCGCGATCGCAAGACGAGTAAAAGCCGCGTTTCAGCCTCCGTTTGCGATCGCGGGTCAGGAAATCTATGCTGGAGTTAGTATTGGCATCGTTGAGGGTAATTCCAACTACCAAAAGCCCCAAGAACTACTGCGCGATGCTGATACCGCCATGTATCGAGCTAAACGACAAGGTAAAGGAGGTTACGCCATCTTCGATGCTACCATGCGCGTTGAGGCGATCGAACGCTTGGAGTTAGAAACAGATTTACGACGAGCGCTAGAAAGAAATGAGCTAGAGGTTTATTATCAACCGATTGTCAGTGTCTCGACTGGTAAAATTACCGGATTTGAAGCCTTGCTACGCTGGCATCATCCTCAACGAGGTATGATTTCTCCAGGACAATTTATTCCTGTAGCAGAAGAAGCTGGTTTAATTAGTTTAATTGGTGAATGGGTACTGCGGGAAGCTTGCAGACAAACTGCTTTGTGGAATCAACGATTTTGCGCTCGTGGTAATCACAGCCAAAGCAAATCTGCGTCTTTACAAATGAGTGTCAACCTTTCCGTGCAACAATTTACCAGCGACTTAAGCAAAATCGTTGCCGACATACTCGCCGAAACAGGTGTAACCGGACGAGATGTAAAGTTAGAAATTACTGAAACAGCACTAATGGCAGATCCCAATTCCGCGATCGCCATTTTACGAAAATTAAAAGAGCAAGAAATCTTACTTTGTCTCGATGATTTCGGTACGGGTTACTGCTCTTTAAGTTATCTCCACACTTTTCCGATCGATATCTTAAAAATTGACCGCTCCTTCGTCAGCAGAATTCACAATAATGGCGAAATCGTGCGGACGATCGTTAGTTTAGCCCACAATCTTAACCTCGATGTCATTGCTGAAGGAGTTGAATCAATCGAGCAACTGCAACAGTTACAACTTCTCAATTGCAAATACGCTCAAGGTTACTTTTTTTCCAAACCACTGAACAAAGATGCTGCTACAGTCTTATTAGCCCAGCAAAAAATGAGCGAAGCTGGAGCTAGGTAA